From Aegilops tauschii subsp. strangulata cultivar AL8/78 chromosome 5, Aet v6.0, whole genome shotgun sequence:
ATTAGTCTGTTGTCAATCAAAAAGTTTGCATTCTATGATGCAGCTTGTTACAAAGCAGATAGGCTAATTTCCTACCTCATTATGCAGGTATATTATTCACCGCCTGTTGATGTGTGCTCTTGGTCGAAGAGCTGAAGATGACAGAGATCATTACGGCAACAAAAGGCTCGACCTTGCAGGTCCATTGCTTGGAGGACTGTTCAGAATGGTTTGTTACAATATGCTAGCAAATTTGAGTGTGTTTATATCTTCTTTTTTCTTCAGCTGGGAGCTTAATTATGTTGTTCTTCCTTTCAAAATCAGCTTTTCAGGAAATTGACGAGGGATGTGAGGTCATATGTTCAGAAGGTTTCTCCCTTGTTTCAATGACCATCCTCtgtctatttctcagtcctgttAATTGCTAACTGCTGTTTCTGTTGAACCCAGTGTGTCGATAATGGGAAGGAAGTTAATTTGCAATTTGCTATTAAAGCTAAAACCATTACTAGTGGCTTGAAGTATTCCCTTGCTACTGGAAACTGGGGACAGGCTAACCAAGCTGGTACAAGAGCCGGTGTGTCTCAGGTGTGTACATTTGCATGTCACATTCACGTGTATGCTTTAATACAATTTGGTTTAGCGAACGAACGTTCCCGTATGTATTCTTaatatttcttcttcttttgacACCAAGGTGCTTAATCGCCTTACGTATGCTTCTACATTATCACATCTTCGGAGGTTGAACTCTCCCATTGGGCGTGAAGGTTGATATTGCTCAAATTGTTGTCATACATTACTTCCCATTGAAAACCTCGCCTTAGGTTATTGATCTTAATATCTTATTAACAGGGAAACTGGCAAAACCTCGCCAATTGCATAATTCTCATTGGGGAATGATGTGCCCTGCTGAAACACCTGAAGGACAGGTAAGTTATTCGCATTCTAAAATTCTCTTTTGTCAAAGGAGTTGGTCAATGGTTTATATTCTATACACCTTTATTCAGGCTTGTGGCTTGGTTAAAAATCTTGCCTTGATGGTTTATATCACTGTTGGTTCTGCCGCAAATCctattttggaatttttggaagAGTGGGGCACAGAAAATTTTGAGGTTTGTTTCCCCTTCTCAATGTGTGCGCATGCATTTTCATTTGCCTATCTTACCCAAGGTTAAAGTTTTGTGTCATTTACCAGTTACAACAGTCACTGATTTCGTTCTTGATTCTTTTTTAACAGGAGATATCACCGGCAGTCATTCCTCAAGCTGCTAAAATATTTGTCAATGGTTGTTGGGTTGGAATTCATAGGAATCCTGACCTATTGGTGAAGACCCTTCGTCGTTTAAGAAGACAGGTTTGTACCCTGCTTCTCCTGTTTCATGCTAAAAGCTGCTGGCATCGTAGCAGAATGGATATGAGTATTGAAAAACATATATTATCTGCATAATTTGTATATTTAATAGATTGGAGCACTCCATTAATAAAACTGATGTGATTTTGTTGCCCTTCCATATGCAACCCTAACTTTGTTTGATATCTGCTTGCTATCCAAAGTAAAGATCATTTTCAAGATGTATTGTAAACATATACATCTTGAATTTCTTTAGCATAGAACATGTTAAGAAGAAAGCCATTAATTGCTGGTATGTGATTTTTAATGAGATCCAGGTCTCAAAATTACATGCTGAATGTTGTTAATTTTCAGATTGATGTCAACACTGAAGTTGGTGTCGTTCGTGATATTCGTCTGAAAGAACTTCGACTCTATACTGATTATGGGCGTTGCAGTCGCCCACTGTTTATCGTTGAAAACCAGAGGCTTCTAATTAAGAAGAAACATATCCGAGCATTGCAGCAAAGGGTCTGATATTCTTTAATTTATGCTAGTTtttattcaaatttgaattggcATGCATGTATGTTTTTTCTCATATGCTCGTATATTATCCTACTGTATGGTCATCCAGGAGACTCCTGATGAAGGTTGGCATGACTTGGTTGCCAAAGGATTTATAGAGTACATAGACACTGAAGAGGAAGAAACTACTATGATCTCTATGACTATACGTGTAAGTTCTGTTTGCATTTGAAGTATACCTGATTGAATAGTTGTGGGCTGACCAAGTTCTCCATTCTATTGGCATTCCTTTACATGAAACATCTTTGTTTCTTCGTTCTATTCGCATTTCTTTATGCTGAGGCTTTTCCTTCATCCTCGATTCATGCTCTGCTAGTAATGCCAACACATTAAAATTTCAGGACCTTGAAACTTCGAGGCATAATCCAGGGGAGGCATATTCTGAGACTTATACACACTGTGAGATCCACCCTTCATTGATACTTGGTGTGTGTGCGTCAATTATTCCTTTTCCTGATCACAACCAGGTGACTCATCCCCTTACACAATGCTAATCCACTGCATATGTTTTTAAACATGTCTAATTCATTTCTTTGATTACAGTCACCTCGTAATACATATCAGTCTGCTATGGGAAAGCAAGCCATGGGAATCTATGTTACCAACTATCAGTTAAGAATGGTGAGTGCCATTTGTCTTGGTATCTTGGTTTGATGGTCGGTCTTGGTTTGAACCTTCATCACCCACCATTTGGATTCAGGACACATTGGCCTACGTTCTGTACTACCCACAAAAGCCTCTTGTTACTACTCGTGCTATGGAACATTTGCACTTCAGGCAGTTACCAGCTGGCATTGTAAGTAAACAATCTTAACTCGGGGCACTCTGTTTGCTTTTTTAATCATATTCTGGATCTTTGCATTTTATGTAATTATTAATATCTTGCTTTGGTGTTCTGTGAAGAATGCAATTGTTGCTATTGCATGCTACTCTGGATATAACCAAGAAGATTCGGTTATTATGAACCAATCTTCAATAGATCGTGGGTTCTTCAGATCACTATTTTTCCGCTCTTACAGGTACAGCTAGCATTTCAGCATATTCTAGTGTAAGCATGCTGCCACTCACTCATTTACCCAAATGCCCAATCTAataattcaaactccatatgcaGAGATGAGGAAAAGAAGATGGGAACTCTTGTCAAAGAGGAATTTGGTCGACCAAATAGGGAGAACACTATGGTGATTTTTTGTATAATTCATCATGCATTTTCTCTAAGCAGATCTGATGAACTAACATTCTTGTATTTTTCCTTGTAGGGAATGCGCCATGGGTCTTACGATAAATTAGATGATGATGGCCTTGCACCACCGGTAAGTAGAGGCCTTTGTTACTCTAGGCTTATCTTTATCACTCAACTGTGCTGCTGATTGCCTATAATGTATAAATAATTCATGTATCAGGGAACAAGGGTCTCTGGGGAAGATGTCATTATTGGGAAGACATCTCCAATTCCACAAGATGATGCTCAAGGGCAAGCTACTAGATATTCAAAGCGTGATCATAGTACTTCTCTGCGTCACAGTGAAAGTGGGATGGTGGATCAGGTTTGTTTATTTTTGGCTTTCTGCCACCACTTTTATGTTTCTATGTGGTGTTTTCAGTTTCAAACAAACAGCTCCTAAGTAAGTTTGTTTGCAGGTTCTGTTGACAACGAATGCTGATGGTTTAAGATTTGTCAAGGTTAGAATGCGATCAGTGCGCATACCACAAATAGGAGATAAGTTCAGCAGTAGGCATGGTCAGAAGGGAACTGTTGGAATGACTTACACACAAGAGGACATGCCATGGACAATCGAAGGCATCACACCGGATATCATTGTGAATCCACATGCTATTCCATCCCGTATGACTATTGGCCAGCTGATTGAGTGTATTATGGGTAAAGTCGCGGCTCACATGGGAAAGGAAGGAGATGCAACTCCTTTCACTGATGTTACGGTGAGTAATCTTTTGGGGACTCATTGATCTTCTACTCTAATTGTTCTCAAGAAAAATATATCAATCTCCTCATGTGATCTTTTAATAGCGTTTGTAACCTCTTGTCTAACTCATTTAAACTTAACTTTTAATGTGTCTGTACTCATTAATTTTTAACTTACATTTCAGGTGGATAACATCAGTAAAGCACTGCACAAGTGTGGCTATCAGATGCGTGGATTTGAGACCATGTACAATGGTCATACTGGGAGAAAATTGACTGCAATGATTTTCTTAGGTCCAACTTACTACCAGAGACTTAAGCATATGGTGGATGACAAAATTCACTCTAGAGGTCGTGGTCCTGTCCAGATACTGACCAGACAGCCAGCAGAGGGGCGCTCACGTGATGGTGGTCTCCGTTTTGGAGAAATGGAGAGGGATTGCATGATTGCTCATGGAGCTGCTTTTTTCTTGAAGGAAAGGTTATTTGACCAGAGCGATGCTTACAGAGTGCATGTTTGTGAGAAGTGTGGACTCATTGCCATTGCCAATCTCAAGAAGAATTCCTTCGAATGCAGAGGCTGCAAGAACAAAACTGACATTGTCCAGGTAAGTAGAACTTTATTTTGCTCCGATCCTAGGCCCTCTTTATTTTGCTCCGATCCTAGGCCATCTTTATTTCAGATTTGACTTGAATGCCAAAACCTCATCAAGAAATACTATACTTCCAAATGGCCCCTTGAGCTATCTTCCTTGGCTCGCTTTGCCAGAGTAAGTAATCGTATTGTCTATGTTCTCTTGCACAGGTTCATATACCGTACGCATGTAAGCTCCTCTTCCAGGAGCTCATGGCGATGGCGATTGCTCCCAGGATGCTCACCCATGAGGTCAAGGGTGCGAGGGATAAGCATCGTTGAGCTTGAGTGTTGTATTCGGGTGCCTGACTTGGAGCTGTTTTCCGGGTGTCTTGTTGTGGAACTTAAGAATGAGTATAGCTCTTCTGATATGGATTTTGGTTCTGACGGCTAGGCATTTTGAAGAGCTATCCTTCTGATTGTGTTCTGGATATGTCAGACGCCAGACATGAAGTTACTTAGGTTCTTTACATTAGTATTCATTTACTGACAAGACTAATAATGTGTACCTTTTCTCTGACTGATCGATGGTAACATCATCTTTTGACAGTCTTGGCTTTTAAGAGTTCAACTCAAACGATGTTTGTGTGAAGACAATTGCATGAATTTCTGGGTCGAGGCATGAGTAGCCTTCGGTGTTGGGTCATATTGAGTAGAAACTCATGGTCAAATTGTCAACTTAATAGCCAATGTTAAGAGAGATCGAGTTTGAGTCTACCGAGCAGATTGAAGAATCTGCCTTCTGTTGTTTGTAAGTCGTATAAAACGAGTTCACTGTAGCTGACCGTTCCTCAGTTTTGTGCGCCAAAGGATATTTTTGTCATATGAAGGAGTTACCAAGGGGGTCTTTTGTACTTGGCAAAGAAAATGTGCAAAAATATGAGAAGATAGCGTTGAGCAATGTAAAAACAAATTGGCCGATTACTAACATAGACTCCACACCATTGTGAAGAAAACATCGGCAGTAATTACAGTGGAAAAACAAATTGGCCGGCTACTAACATAGACTTTTGTGCACTCCACGAACACTGAAACGATCACCCCAGCTACTGCCTACTGACAATGAAATAGACCGACCCAAACACGGACTCCTTCAACCAGCGCCGATTAGTCGATCTGGTGCCCACTACGCGCCTAAGCGGGCTGCTTCACAAACCCCACTCTTTCGCACATGTTATATTCGTTCACGTTTACTGTTTGATTCATTCACGTGGACTCGTTCGTTCGATTCACAAAGCGAGCTGAAAGTTTTGGAGCAAGTTTTCTGATTTTTTTGTTTGCAGATTTTAAAAAGGTTCATGACATTGCAAAGAGTTCACTAATTTGAGAAGAAGTTTCTGAATTTTAAGAAGTCTGTGgatttgaaaaggttcaaagattttaaaaaaataaaaaagaggaaaAAGTTCATAAAGTTTTTAAAAAAGTTAAACCCTGAAAGTACAAGAAAATTGGAAAAAGTTCATGAACTTGGAGAagttcatgagttcaaaaaaagCTTGTGGGATTTGTAAAAGGTTgcgaatttggaaaaagttcacaaaattttaaaaagttcatgcATTTGAAGAAACTGATGagacaaaaaaaagaaaaatgttcATTCATTTAAGAAAATCAGAAACTTGAGAAAAATTCACGCATTTTAAAAAGGAAatagtaaaaaataaaaaataaatgaaaaagaaaaataaaaaaccaAAGGAAAACCGAAAGAAAAaccgaaagaaaaaaagaaaaccaaTGTATTCCTTTTAGTGTTACAATAGCAAAAAACAATATGCGTTGCAATGAGGGTTTGCATATTCTAGTGGTTCAACATCAATCTTGTCCGTCATATACAGTAATCAAACAAGTGCTATAATTCACAAATGTTCTCTAAACTCAACTAAATAACCCCACCAATTTCGAGCCACAAACATTTTACCAAGGAACCAATTCATGCCATAGTGTATACACCTAAGCTTTGTTTGACCAAGGAAACTTAGTAGGTATGGTTTGGAGGTACGCCCGTATTTTCCCGTGAAGTATTGACAAATAATTACATGCAACATACTTCTTTCAAACAAACAAATTTCTATAAATGAGAACAAATGGTTCACTAAAAATATAATTGTCAAATGGTCTTAATGTGAAACTAGCTGAAAGTCTATTTTTACGAAAGAAAAAACTATTCTACTCACATGCAAACCATTGCCCACAGACCCACCATTCACTCCCTTCCATCTTGCCGTATCTTCTCCAACTCTCATCTCCCGGGCATCCCTACACCCTCAATGAACAATAAATtcaaataaaacagaaaaaaaaatctgaaactttGTGACATCAAATATGCTCAAACTTTGTAGGCGCTTGCAAGATTTCATGCAAAAAAACATTCAAGGAGCTCTACACAAGAAAGAGATTCCAGTGTTCAAAGTTTTGAGCACTTTTGGCACTGATTTTTGTGTCTCATGGGTACACCTTTCTCTTCATGATATTTCGTGACAAAAATTTGCAAGCACCTAAAACGTTTGAGCATATTTGATGTCGCAaagttttcaatttttttattttgtatTCTAGTTTTTTTAATTTACTATTCATGAGGGTGTAGCGACACCCGTGATCTACCACACCTTTCTCAAGTCGCATTATCAGCACCGGTGCAAACCGCCATGACCTTGCGCCACACCGTCATCACCAAGCTCCCCAACCTCCACGCCACCTGCCACTACTCCGCCTTCCTATGGGCCTCCCATTTCTCCCCTTCCTCTGCGCCTTCCATTGTTCCCCTCCCTTCAGTGGCACCCACTGCTGACGCCTGACGCTACTCTGCTTCCTCCCCCATGATCCCTCTCTCGCGCCGCAATAGATGAAATGTATAAATGCCTGGTGGCAACCAGATGATTAGTTGTAGAAAAAGCCGGATCTTGAATGTAGCACAAGCCACAAATATCTAATTATCGGAAATGCATTCTGAACTTTGGACTATTAAGCCTTGGGCGAGAATGCTAGTCCATCCTTTACATAAACAATACTTTGTGTGGGCTTTAGAAGAAACGCTTGCAGTAAATATCAGTGCCTGATAAAGCTTAGGAAGCTCATCCAAATTGAATATCCTTATATCTAGGCATCTAGGTATATTCAATGAACAACTACCAGTCATTTTCAAATAAAAACAATAATTTGTGTGGGCTTCAGTGAAATTAAGTAAAGATTAATATTTTTGATATTATGTTGAGTTGTAATTCTCTAGTGGTGATGTGCGAACATCGGCTGCATATCACTTTATCTTTATGGGCCTATAGAAGAGCATTATGTGATAAGTGTGTTTAGAATGGGTGGTCGGGGTGACATATATTACCATGCACTgagtttgattttttttgcatGAGGAGTAAGTGGGGACTCCAAAGTTTAATGTTATGATTAGACGTTATCTTAATCATTGTTTTGTTTTTGCGGCTGCTTGCCTGAAAAGTACAATCATAAGTGTGTAGTTTGTTGAAGTAAGAACTATACATAAGTTTAGGCTCCACCACACAACACTTATCAAATCAATGAAAGTTAAAATAATTGAACTAGGTGAAAACAACTACAAACTACAAAATTCATTCTTGAAATTATTCCCTTGATCAAACAAACAACAAAACAAATTTTGTAGCTTTTACACTGATTCCTTGCTATTTTCATCAACCAAtttcttctgctcctcattgTGTTCGACACTCTACTTAAAAGATTTAGAATTGATCCCCTACTCTAGTGAGTTATCACCATCCTACAATAACCACTGGATCCGGACCCTGTGATGCGGCCAAATGGAGCAACAAACAACGGCCAGGGGAGGCCAAGATCCCTCACCTCCTCCTCGCCTGGCGACGCCTCTACCTCACCACCACACGTGCATCATCGACGACCACCAGAGTTCCCATGGTggtctgatgacccacaagtataggggatctatcgtagtcctttcgataagtaagagtgtcgaacccaacgaggagcggaaggaaatgataagcggttttcagcaaggtattctctgcaagcactgaaattataggtaacatatagttttgtgataagataattggtaacgagcaacaagtaacaaaagtaaataaagtgcagcaaggtggaccaatcctttttgtagcaaaggacaagcctggacaagctcttatatagagaaaagcgcccccgaggacacatgggaattatcatcaagctagttttcatcacgttcatatgattcgcgttcggtactttgataatttgatatgtgggtggaccggtgcttgggtgctgtccttacttggacaagcatcccacttatgattaacccctattgcaagcatccgcaactacaaaataagtattaaggtaaacctaaccatagcatggaacatatggatccaaatcagccccttacgaagcaacgcataaactagggtttaagcttctgtcactctagcaacccagcatctacttattactttccaatgcctttctttaggcccaaataatggtgaagtgtcatgtagtcgacgttcacataacaccactagaggagagacaacatacatctcatcaaaatatcgaacgaataccaaattcacatgactactaatagcaagacttatcccatgtcctcaggaacaaacgtaactactcacaaagcatattcatgttcataatcagaggagtattaatatgcatataggatctgaacatatgatcttccaccaaataaaccaactagcatcaactacaaggagtaatcaacactactagcaacctacaggtaccaatcccagacttagagacaagaattggatacaagagatgaactagggtttgagaggacatggtgctggtgaatatgttgatggagattgccctctcccgatgagaggagcgttggtgatggcgatggcgatgatttccccctcccggagggaagtgtccccggcagaacagctctgcgggagccctagattggttccgccaaggttccgcctcgtggcggcggagtctcgtcccgaaagcttgcttatgatttttcttcgggcgaaagacttcatatagcagaagatggccaccggagggccaatagggggcccacgaggcaggggggcgcgcccaggggggtagggcgcgccccctatcctcgtggccagggtgtgggccccctctggtatttcttccgctcagtattttttattatttccaaaaataactttcatggagtttcaggacttttggatttgtgcaaaataggtctctaacatttgctccttttccagcccagaattccagctgctggcattctccctccttatgtaaaccttgtaaaataagagagaataggcataagtattgtgacataatgtgtaataacagcccataatgcaataaatatcgatataaaagcatgatgcaaaatggacgtatcaactcccccaagcttagacctcgcttgtcctcaagcggaagccgataacgataaatatgtccacatgtttagaggtagaggtgtcgataaaataaaacacggacatgagggcatcatgattattctcataacagcaacatataaggataatgtcatatgatttcttatgctcaagtaataatctattcacaaagcaaagtatgaattagaaactttattgagaaccaacaaactataatcttagtcattgaagcaattgcaatttatcataacatcagaaagagtctatgtcagagcttttcagcaagtccacatactcaactatcacttagtctttcacaattgctaacactcacgcaatacttgtggttacggagttttaatcggacacagagaaagatagtggcttatagtttcacctccctgttgggaatcgtagcataattttaaaaaaattcctacggaCACCAatatgcatctatggagtatactagcaacgagggaaaggagtgcatctacatacccttgtagatcgcgagcggaagcgttccaatgaacgtggatgacggagtcgtactcgccgtgatccaaatcaccgatgaccgagtgccgaacggacgacacctccgcgttcaacacacgtacggtgcagcgacgtctcctccttcttgatctagcaagggggaaggagaggttgatggagatccagcagcacgacggcgtggtggtggatgcagcgggatgtcggcacggcttcgccgagcttatacaagagagagaggtgttgcagggaggagggaggcgcccaaggctgtgttcctactgccctccctccccccctttacataggccccctgggaggggggggggcgccggccacaacccatctagggcaaggggcggcggccaagggggggacttgccccccaaggcaagtggggcgcccccccaccctagggtttccaaccctaggcgcaggggggaggcccatggggggcgccccagcccactaggggctggttaccctcccacttcagcc
This genomic window contains:
- the LOC109785353 gene encoding DNA-directed RNA polymerase II subunit RPB2, with product MEDDEYEEGMEMDMGGHQHLQHRGYGAEEEVEGGYAGGGDGEDEEEEARDEEEITQEDAWAVISAYFEEKGLVRQQLDSFDEFIQNTMQEIVDESADIEIRPESQHNPGRQAEFAETLHKISFGQIYLSKPMMTEADGETATLFPKSARLRNLTYSAPLYVDVSYRVVKKGHDCEEVTETAEYPKVFIGKVPIMLRSSYCTLFQQSEKDLTELGECPYDQGGYFVINGSEKVLIAQEKMSTNHVYVFKKRQPNKFAYVGEVRSMAENQNRPASSMFVRMLSRAGAKGGSSGQYIRATLPYIRADIPIIIVFRALGFVADKDILEHICYDFSDTQMMELLRPSLEEAFVIQNQQVALDYIGKRGATVGVTREKRIKYAKEILQKEMLPHVGVGEFCETKKAYYFGYIIHRLLMCALGRRAEDDRDHYGNKRLDLAGPLLGGLFRMLFRKLTRDVRSYVQKCVDNGKEVNLQFAIKAKTITSGLKYSLATGNWGQANQAGTRAGVSQVLNRLTYASTLSHLRRLNSPIGREGKLAKPRQLHNSHWGMMCPAETPEGQACGLVKNLALMVYITVGSAANPILEFLEEWGTENFEEISPAVIPQAAKIFVNGCWVGIHRNPDLLVKTLRRLRRQIDVNTEVGVVRDIRLKELRLYTDYGRCSRPLFIVENQRLLIKKKHIRALQQRETPDEGWHDLVAKGFIEYIDTEEEETTMISMTIRDLETSRHNPGEAYSETYTHCEIHPSLILGVCASIIPFPDHNQSPRNTYQSAMGKQAMGIYVTNYQLRMDTLAYVLYYPQKPLVTTRAMEHLHFRQLPAGINAIVAIACYSGYNQEDSVIMNQSSIDRGFFRSLFFRSYRDEEKKMGTLVKEEFGRPNRENTMGMRHGSYDKLDDDGLAPPGTRVSGEDVIIGKTSPIPQDDAQGQATRYSKRDHSTSLRHSESGMVDQVLLTTNADGLRFVKVRMRSVRIPQIGDKFSSRHGQKGTVGMTYTQEDMPWTIEGITPDIIVNPHAIPSRMTIGQLIECIMGKVAAHMGKEGDATPFTDVTVDNISKALHKCGYQMRGFETMYNGHTGRKLTAMIFLGPTYYQRLKHMVDDKIHSRGRGPVQILTRQPAEGRSRDGGLRFGEMERDCMIAHGAAFFLKERLFDQSDAYRVHVCEKCGLIAIANLKKNSFECRGCKNKTDIVQVHIPYACKLLFQELMAMAIAPRMLTHEVKGARDKHR